From Streptomyces sp. TLI_105, the proteins below share one genomic window:
- a CDS encoding demethylmenaquinone methyltransferase has protein sequence MSRASLDKQPHEVASMFDDVAANYDLTNDVLSLGQDRRWRKEVAEAVDARPAQKILDLAAGTATSSQPFVKAGAYVVPCDFSLGMLRVGKKNHPWMPFTAGDGMRLPFRDDVFDAVTISFGLRNIQDTDRALRELYRVTKPGGRVVICEFSHPTWAPFRTVYEEYLMRALPPVARAVSSNPDAYVYLAESIQSWPDQSTLAGMMQKAGWSKVAHRNLTGGIVALHRGFKA, from the coding sequence GTGAGCCGAGCATCCCTGGACAAGCAGCCGCACGAAGTCGCCTCGATGTTCGACGACGTGGCGGCGAACTACGACCTCACCAATGACGTGCTCTCCCTCGGGCAGGACCGGCGCTGGCGCAAGGAGGTCGCCGAGGCGGTCGACGCGCGGCCCGCGCAGAAGATCCTGGACCTGGCCGCCGGGACCGCGACCTCCTCGCAGCCCTTCGTGAAGGCGGGGGCGTACGTCGTCCCGTGCGACTTCTCCCTCGGGATGCTGCGGGTCGGCAAGAAGAACCACCCGTGGATGCCGTTCACCGCGGGCGACGGCATGAGGCTGCCGTTCCGCGACGACGTCTTCGACGCGGTCACCATCTCCTTCGGGCTGCGGAACATCCAGGACACCGACCGGGCGCTGCGCGAGCTGTACCGGGTGACGAAGCCCGGCGGCCGGGTCGTCATCTGCGAGTTCTCGCACCCCACCTGGGCGCCGTTCCGCACGGTGTACGAGGAGTACCTGATGCGCGCGCTGCCGCCGGTGGCCCGCGCCGTGTCCTCCAACCCCGACGCGTACGTGTACCTCGCGGAGTCCATCCAGTCCTGGCCGGACCAGTCGACCCTGGCGGGCATGATGCAGAAGGCCGGCTGGTCGAAGGTTGCCCACCGGAACCTGACGGGCGGCATCGTGGCCCTGCACCGCGGCTTCAAGGCCTGA
- a CDS encoding geranylgeranyl reductase family protein, with protein MNFPPPSLDPSGRSAVTEQPLSEHTADVIVVGAGPAGSTTAYYLAKAGLDVLLLEKTAFPREKVCGDGLTPRATKQLVAMGIDISEEAGWLRNRGLRIIGGGVRLELDWPELASYPDYGLVRKRDDFDEQLARQAQKAGARLYERCNVGAPIIDDRTGRITGVHAKLGEEKREVTFHAPLVVAADGNSTRISLAMGLHRREDRPMGVAVRTYFTSPRHDDDYLESWLELWDRRGPQDRLLPGYGWIFPMGDGTSNVGLGILNSSKAFRELDWREVLKAWCASMPEDWGYTPENMTQPIRGAALPMAFNRQPHYTKGLLLVGDAGGLVNPFNGEGIAYAMESGQIAADVIVQAHARATPAQRELALRNYPQVLKDTYGGYYTLGRAFVKLIGNPKIMKIATQRGLTHPLLMKFTLKMLANLTDPTGGDAMDRIINGLSKVAPKA; from the coding sequence ATGAACTTCCCCCCTCCTTCCCTCGACCCCTCCGGGAGATCCGCCGTGACCGAGCAGCCCCTCTCCGAGCACACCGCAGATGTGATCGTCGTCGGGGCAGGCCCGGCCGGCTCCACCACCGCGTACTACCTGGCCAAGGCCGGACTCGACGTCCTGCTCCTGGAGAAGACCGCGTTCCCCCGCGAGAAGGTCTGCGGCGACGGCCTCACGCCGCGCGCCACCAAGCAGCTCGTCGCCATGGGCATCGACATCTCCGAAGAGGCCGGCTGGCTGCGGAACAGGGGCCTGCGGATCATCGGCGGCGGCGTCCGCCTGGAGCTCGACTGGCCGGAGCTGGCCTCGTACCCGGACTACGGACTCGTCCGCAAGCGCGACGACTTCGACGAGCAGCTCGCCCGCCAGGCGCAGAAGGCCGGCGCCCGGCTGTACGAGCGCTGCAACGTCGGCGCGCCGATCATCGACGACCGCACGGGCCGGATCACCGGCGTCCACGCGAAGCTGGGCGAGGAGAAGCGCGAGGTCACCTTCCACGCCCCGCTCGTCGTCGCCGCCGACGGCAACTCCACCCGGATCTCCCTCGCCATGGGCCTGCACCGGCGCGAGGACCGGCCGATGGGCGTGGCGGTCCGGACGTACTTCACGAGCCCCCGCCACGACGACGACTACCTGGAGTCCTGGCTGGAGCTGTGGGACCGGCGCGGCCCGCAGGACCGGCTGCTGCCCGGCTACGGCTGGATCTTCCCGATGGGCGACGGCACGTCCAACGTGGGTCTCGGCATCCTCAACTCCTCGAAGGCGTTCCGGGAGCTGGACTGGCGCGAGGTCCTCAAGGCCTGGTGCGCCTCCATGCCGGAGGACTGGGGCTACACCCCGGAGAACATGACGCAGCCGATCCGCGGCGCGGCCCTGCCGATGGCGTTCAACCGCCAGCCGCACTACACCAAGGGCCTGCTGCTGGTCGGCGACGCGGGCGGCCTGGTCAACCCGTTCAACGGCGAGGGCATCGCGTACGCGATGGAGTCGGGCCAGATCGCGGCCGACGTCATCGTCCAGGCGCACGCGCGCGCGACGCCCGCCCAGCGCGAGCTGGCCCTGCGGAACTACCCGCAGGTCCTCAAGGACACCTACGGCGGCTACTACACGCTGGGCCGCGCCTTCGTGAAGCTCATCGGCAACCCGAAGATCATGAAGATCGCGACCCAGCGCGGTCTGACCCACCCGCTCCTGATGAAGTTCACCCTCAAGATGCTGGCGAACCTCACCGACCCGACGGGCGGCGACGCCATGGACCGCATCATCAACGGCCTCTCGAAGGTGGCCCCGAAGGCCTGA
- a CDS encoding SigE family RNA polymerase sigma factor, with amino-acid sequence MPSPLGSDVGFEEFARSAQTRLYRTAYLLCGDAETARDLTQTTLAKLFQHWRRAGAAEHPHAYAKTVLTRTFLAERRRRLRDLLAFTKTGGLGPARATEQPDLRVTLLAALAELPPRARAMVVLRYWEDLSVETVASLMRCSEATVKSQCSRSLARLRDRLGEAHLYTADPQLHPYAIGS; translated from the coding sequence ATGCCGTCACCGCTTGGCTCGGACGTCGGGTTCGAGGAGTTCGCCCGATCCGCGCAGACGCGGCTGTACCGCACCGCCTACCTCCTGTGCGGAGACGCGGAGACCGCCCGCGACCTCACACAGACCACCCTAGCCAAGCTCTTCCAGCACTGGCGGCGGGCCGGAGCGGCGGAGCACCCGCACGCCTACGCCAAGACCGTGCTCACCCGCACGTTCCTGGCCGAACGGCGTCGCCGGCTGCGCGACCTGCTCGCCTTCACCAAGACCGGCGGGCTCGGCCCGGCGCGGGCCACCGAACAGCCGGACCTCAGGGTCACGCTGCTCGCCGCGCTCGCCGAGCTCCCGCCCAGAGCCCGCGCCATGGTCGTCCTTCGCTACTGGGAGGACCTGAGTGTGGAGACCGTCGCCTCGCTGATGCGCTGCAGCGAGGCGACGGTCAAAAGCCAGTGCTCACGCTCCCTGGCCCGGCTCCGGGACCGCCTCGGCGAGGCACACCTCTACACCGCCGATCCCCAACTCCACCCTTACGCCATCGGAAGCTGA
- a CDS encoding response regulator transcription factor, with the protein MLRQCSYCRTEPAENNGTRAARINPVTTALRHLDSLTDREVEVLWAMPGGESNTDLAEHLGITERTVKFHVTNMREKLGGLSRAQLHLLALLAEAVWPCRLCRHDESARSAELRARVPRPPMSRQYAGGVKRCA; encoded by the coding sequence ATGCTTCGTCAGTGCTCGTACTGCAGAACCGAACCAGCCGAGAACAACGGGACCCGAGCCGCCAGGATCAACCCCGTCACCACCGCGTTACGCCACCTGGACTCCCTGACGGACCGCGAGGTCGAGGTCCTGTGGGCGATGCCCGGCGGGGAGTCCAACACGGATCTCGCCGAGCACCTCGGCATCACCGAGCGCACCGTCAAGTTCCACGTCACCAACATGCGCGAGAAGCTGGGCGGCCTGTCGCGCGCCCAGCTCCATCTGCTGGCCCTGCTCGCCGAGGCGGTCTGGCCGTGCCGCCTCTGCCGCCACGACGAGTCAGCCCGGAGCGCGGAGCTGCGCGCTCGCGTGCCCCGGCCCCCGATGAGCCGGCAGTACGCCGGAGGCGTCAAGCGCTGCGCCTGA
- the mqnC gene encoding cyclic dehypoxanthinyl futalosine synthase, producing MTEKAELQSVLDRAAAGGRITPEEALDLYRSAPLHALGAAADAVRRRRYAGTEHIATYIIERNINYTNVCVTACKFCAFYAAPKDTEKGWTRDLDDILRRCAETVELGGTQIMFQGGHHPDYGVEYYEKHFAAIKKDFPQLVIHSLGASEVEHMARISGVSVEEAITRIHAAGLDSFAGAGAELLPERPRKAIAPLKESGERWLEIMEIAHKLGVESTSTMLMGTGETNAERIEHLRMIRDVQDRTGGFRAFIPYTYQPENNHLKGRTQATLFEYLRMIAIARLFLDNVAHIQGSWLTTGKEIGQLTLHYGADDLGSIMLEENVVSSAGAKHRSNLREMIDMIRTADRVPAQRTTTYEHIVVHDDPANDPVDERVASHISSTAIAGGTAHPELKLLDAN from the coding sequence GTGACCGAGAAGGCCGAACTCCAGTCTGTTCTCGACCGCGCCGCCGCGGGTGGCCGGATCACCCCCGAGGAGGCGCTCGACCTCTACCGCTCGGCGCCCCTGCACGCACTGGGCGCCGCCGCCGACGCGGTGCGCCGCCGCCGGTACGCGGGGACCGAGCACATCGCGACGTACATCATCGAGCGGAACATCAACTACACGAACGTCTGTGTGACGGCGTGCAAGTTCTGCGCGTTCTACGCCGCCCCGAAGGACACCGAGAAGGGCTGGACCCGGGACCTCGACGACATCCTGCGCCGCTGCGCGGAGACCGTGGAGCTCGGCGGCACCCAGATCATGTTCCAGGGCGGCCACCACCCGGACTACGGCGTCGAGTACTACGAGAAGCACTTCGCCGCCATCAAGAAGGACTTCCCGCAGCTGGTCATCCACTCCCTCGGCGCCTCCGAGGTCGAGCACATGGCCCGCATCTCCGGCGTCTCCGTCGAGGAGGCCATCACCCGCATCCACGCGGCCGGTCTCGACTCCTTCGCGGGCGCCGGCGCCGAGCTGCTCCCCGAGCGGCCGCGCAAGGCCATCGCCCCGCTCAAGGAGAGCGGCGAGCGCTGGCTGGAGATCATGGAGATCGCCCACAAGCTGGGCGTCGAGTCCACCTCCACCATGCTGATGGGCACCGGCGAGACCAACGCCGAGCGGATCGAGCACCTGCGCATGATCCGCGACGTGCAGGACCGGACGGGCGGCTTCCGGGCCTTCATCCCGTACACGTACCAGCCGGAGAACAACCACCTCAAGGGCCGGACGCAGGCCACGCTCTTCGAGTACCTGCGCATGATCGCGATCGCCCGGCTCTTCCTCGACAACGTCGCCCACATCCAGGGCTCGTGGCTGACCACGGGCAAGGAGATCGGCCAGCTGACCCTGCACTACGGCGCGGACGACCTCGGCTCGATCATGCTGGAGGAGAACGTCGTCTCCTCGGCCGGAGCCAAGCACCGCTCCAACCTGCGCGAGATGATCGACATGATCCGCACGGCGGACCGCGTCCCGGCGCAGCGCACCACGACGTACGAGCACATCGTGGTCCACGACGATCCGGCGAACGACCCGGTCGACGAGCGCGTCGCCTCGCACATCTCGTCCACGGCGATCGCGGGGGGCACGGCGCACCCCGAGCTGAAGCTCCTCGACGCCAACTGA